Below is a genomic region from Prunus persica cultivar Lovell chromosome G3, Prunus_persica_NCBIv2, whole genome shotgun sequence.
ATGGGTGATGTCTTAATTGGTGGCGAAACATCTGGTAATGATATGGAACTTGTATTTGAAACATTCCTATGTTGAGACAGTAGATACTTTCTATAATTTGTTTGTTATGGTATTGAAAGATTATCATGTCACTTTCCAGGATTCTGTGCTAGTGGCTGTTCAGCAATTGCCGATTCAGGAACCTCCCTATTGGCTGGGCCAACAGTATGTATTCTAGCCAACCATTTCCatatttgtatttctttgtATCCAGTTATCAATATATCAAGAAGCGCTGCACAAGACATACACGTATCATGCAGTCTAAGGCATATCTGTTGAATGTAAAAAGCCCACATCACTGTGATCTGCTATCAGGTTTTATTTGATAGTTTTAGCAACTTctaattaatattattgtCTAATCTCACTTTTTCAGACTGTTATCACTCAAATCAATCATGCCATTGGAGCCTCTGGTGTTGTAAGCCAAGAATGTAAGACAGTGGTTGAACAATATGGGAAAACTATAATGGAAATGTTGCTAGCTCAGgtatatatgtttttgttttgttttttttttccagtgcattttaattaaagtttACTGTTCTTCCATCATTTTAATGATATATGAAGACAATACTTATATTGGTACTTTTCTCTTTGATTCAATTCGCCAGAAAACTCCCTGCAGTGAAttgatttttacttttactgGCATGTTTTGTAGgcacaacccaaaaaaatttgctCCCAAATTGGTTTCTGTACTTTTGATGGAACTCATGGTGTGAGGTCAGATGCAGATCAATCTATTTTCTTaaaggttttttaaaaaggataGTGGTAATAATGAGTTTCTTAGatcattttgatttaaatgtgTTAACATCTTTGCAGTATGGGCATTGAAAGTATGGTGAATGAGAAACTAGAAATGACATCTGACGGCGTGCATGATGCTGCATGTACTGCTTGTGAGATGGCAGTGGTATGGATGCAAAATCGGCTAAGGCTAAATGAGACAGAAGATCAGATCTTGAATTATGTCAATGAGGTAAATTAAACTTCCTTTTCATGTGTCTGTGAAACGTTCCTTGCAGCAAGCTCATGCTGTAATTTTTGCTTGCAGCTCTGTGAACGACTTCCCAGTCCCAGTGGAGAATCAGTAGTTCAGTGTGACGCTCTATCCTCCTTACCCAGCGTATCATTTACCATTGGTGGTAAAGTATTTGACCTTGCTCCAGAgcaggtatggtggtcatggCATTAACCCTAAATCATTTCATCTTTCATCTGAGTACACGAGTAGGCTACTTCTCAATTGTATTCACATGCCCAATTGTGAATAAAGATCTCCAACTTAAGAAAGAACTCATGGAACTGCGTTAATATACTTAAGAAAGACTTATCAACTTCGAGTTTTCATAACCAGTTCTCTGCATGAAACTGGTTTGTAGTACATCTTTGCATTTATTACTATGTAGTGCATTTAGTTAGAGCCAGATTAGCTTCAAGTTGTTCtactctgtctctgtctctgtctctctcacaTCAAGATAAGATTATGCAAGctgatattttatttctaataGGCATTATTGCCACTGTTGATAAAAGtagttttctttcctttttatccAATATTTAATTGTTCATTTTATGTATTATTTATCACCCCACTTATATATTGTTTATTCTTCTGAACGTTGGTTTGTTGGATCAGTACGTTCTCAAAGTCGGGGAGGGAGTTGCAGCTCAATGCATCAGTGGGTTTATCGCTTTAGATGTCGCTCCTCCTCGAGGACCACTCTGGTATTTATCTCTTCCCATAATTGCTTATAGCATCTTTTGAACTTGTACATTCTTTTCAGCAATGGCACACACAAAACAGTTTACATCGGATTGCTAAAAATGGTGAAAATCTGATGCAGGATTTTGGGGGATATTTTCATGGGTCGGTATCACACCGTGTTCGACTATGGGAACTCAACAGTTGGATTTGCAGAAGCAGCTTAgttctatatttattttatgtttcccCTGCTTATGTAAATAATCTCTGCAGACATCAGAAAACGGGTTGTGACAATAGAACTTGTTTATGTGATGGACCATGGACATAATGAACCTTTACAATCTTGTATCTGTGAATAAATCAAGGCAAGATTGTTTGTATCTGCCCAAGAAAACTTGGTTTCTAATATACATGGGCTTGAAGTTGACGTATATTTGCCATACCTAAAGTCTCTTGgcacaaatttaaaagagtGTCACAATGACTTCAAGCTGACATGAGCCACCAACAATCTTGTGGACAGGTGGCCACTACAAATCATTTCTGTGAGAAACTGATATCATTGGTTTGAACTTTGAGCTCACAAATCACACCTATAATGTTTATAATGTTCTAGAAGCGATAAAAGATGTAATTTCGTCTTCATTGTGGATTTCCTCATGTACGTGGTTGAAGCAGAAAGAGTCACACTATTGAAAGCACTTTTAGCTCTCAAAGTCTCTAACTAACAAATTAAAAAGTGACACATAAACAAACTTGTTACGTGTTGCCGCGCTCTTTATGATTCTTCCATCTGTAAATGGCCACCACAcacagaaagagagagagagagagagagagagagagtttctaTAACGGCACGTCCAAGCAAGCAAAACCCATCCATCTCTACTCATTGAAATGCCGGCTAACAACCCTATCATGCTAAAACCAAAGCAACActcatttatttttccaactacgcaaaaactaaacaacaatCTAAAACTCAAATCCCcaaagcaaccaaaaaaaacaaaccaaaactcCCAAGTTTTCTTTGTTATAAGCCATATTAGAGGatatgaatttgaatatatGACCTCGAATGCAGATATAATTGCTAGATAACTTTAAATGATCTATgcatgaacaaataaaacacTCTCACAACTCATCGTTTTAATCTGAAATTCCGAAATTAAGGAACTTTTGTTGGTGTATCATTACACTCAACACAAAATGTCTCCATGCCATTTGCTTGACTAGCTTTCTTGTTGCTTCTTACTTCTCAGTTAGTCTTTACTTCATCTCATCTCAATGCTTTGCGTTGAAAATGAGTTAAGATAAGTGGGCTGGGaactttataaattaaaagcaATTTTCTTTCCCCCAAAATATACCAACTCAAGCATTCATCTTTACATTATAGGGCAataatggtaaaaaaaaaaaaaatcaaggtAGGGCCAAAGGAGTGCATTCATCTTCACATTCAGtacaatttttcattattagAAAAAGCTAGCAAATTGAAGGCAGGCTCACACAGCTATATCATTAAATTTACAAGAAAAAGCATACTGCAATTTCCTTATCCTCTGCCGGAAGGGGAAGGCCAGgcataaatgaaaagaagcCACCTATCAACAGTGTTCCAAGGGCCACACTAACTCTCCTTTTTAGTTTCAATGGCATCCAAACGCACGTAAACCTTGTCACTTCCACAAGCACACACATTTAAAACGTGCCCAACGTGTTCACTTACCTATGGTTCTTTTGTTTAGCCCCAGTTTCATAAGTAATGAATTGCTTATGAAAAATGAACAAGAATATCATATTTTATGTGCATTGTGTGAAGCTACCTTACAAGCCACGCATGGGATTTGAGAAAGCGTTGGTTTACATTTGCCCTCACTTTGGTCCAACAACTAACTGAACATGTTTGACAGAAATTAGATGGTGGGGTGGGTAAGCGTATGAGTGTCTCAGTGAGACGAGAAATTTTTCGATATGACTTTAATATTGTCATGTGATGTTAATAattcacttatattataatatatttcttatttattaatattatattatgaaTATAAACTCGTTATCCATCCATACTATAACACCAGAGATAGTAACATTAgccaaaaaaaacttttgagTGAGACAGCCATTGGGAGATTCGTAATTAGGGTTGTTGTTGGCATATTACTTTTATAAGTTATATAACCCAACAACAACTAACCCCACCTGCCGATTTGCTGTGGTATTGTTTGGTCAATTGGAATCGGTCACAACCCCTACCATTTGTTTTTGTGCCTTTTTGCCTCTTTGAATTGATTCCTCTCTTTAACTCTCTTGCAAAGTTCCAAACCACCACGCCCTTTTTAGCTTTTATTGGTCCATCAAAAGCTTATCTACCATACGTTGTGTGCTATTAATTATGAGGAAGTTGGAGAAGGAAGTTTAATATTTTCTAAATCACATCAACAATATGAGGCTTCAAGCAACAAAACGTAGCACATGAATTCAtcaaacatttatatatatttttttagtgtttaatttaatggtttcaaTGCAATTAATGACACTTTTTGGTTTAAAATTATGACCCTTTTCAGATTAGCATGGtagattaattatatttacacTCATCATGGTAGTTTTCTTTTGAGGTGAGTTTGTTGCATACCATACATAGTGGATAATCGTTTTTCCTTTGTGTACAATCTAGACATGAAAATTTGGGGGGGTGATTATTTTAGTGGAGTGCCCACGGGCCACGTCCAAGACGGCATCATCAATCATGATTGCTTTACTTAGGAGACACAAATCCTCTTattaacaaacaaataaacttTCTAATAGGTTGCATATCGTGCatgataaaatatattttaggaGTGCGTTAAAAAATCTAGTAGCCTGATATACATTGTTGATCCGTACTCGTTTAAGTTTTCGGAAACCAATATTTGTCAACAATATACTAGTTTTAGCTTTATACTATGCCAGTCAATACTTATCCAAAGTAGTTGCCAAATTTTTGCCATCATTCAATGAATGAAGACAAATACATGGAATCAGGAGGCATTGTTTTTACTTGAATCAGGGGGGTAGGGATTGTTTGGTCATATAGTTATAAGTAGCTCAAGTAAAGCACattctttgaattttgaatgtgTTTGTGACTAGTCTAGTCACAAATTTTCAGCAAATGATGGTGGTGAAGCAATATCAATTTTGGTCAATGAAAAACAATGGCTTAAATTGACAAAAAGAGATATTAGGTGCTGATTCCTaaccagaaaaaaataaaataaaataaaataaaactatcaACATCCTCATGGCAAAGCTTCCACTGATCATATAGCTAAGGGcccaaaatcattatatatatatatatatatataaaagttgcATGGTGTAGTGTAAATTGGTCAAAGCCCacagacaaaaagaaaaaaaaacaagtattaGCTTAAccccctttttcttctttaactcTTGGTAAATACCCAGAAACTTGTActtttctcaacaaaaaaagaacttgAAATCTTGACCAACCAGATATTTTAATCCAATAGCACATGTCTGAATTCAACCAATATACCAAAACCCAAATTGAAAGTGATACTAGAAATCAACCCCATTTTTGGTGGTTCAACGCACCCCCTAACACCTCACACCTCACACCTCACCCATAAGTTGCCAATTTTAATTTCCAAACTCCCCACGTCCTTACAAATTAGAGCATCCTATTCAGGATTTTTATCCATCcatccaacccaacccaacccctCCCCATCACTTGCACGGTTGCACCAAACCAAAACCAGTTTGCACTCTCTTAAACCTCAATCCTTGACACGTGCCAACGTGCCATTTTGCCAAATCACAGCCTTATAGGAGGCCACCGCCGTCAACCCCGCCCGAATTTTGACACGTGGTCGACTAGTGTTAAAGGAATTGTCAACCCTTCTGGTTGCagatggagagagaaagagagagaaagagagagaaagccaACCAACCAATTAAACTATCCCACCTTATTATATTTTGCAAGTGAGGAAGTCCATATATAAAGGCAGAGGCACAATACGCATCTTAACCAACACAAAAAAGTTTTCTACATTCTATTCTTAGCTCATCACCAAATGGACTGGACTAGAGGCCACACCATTGGCCATGGCTCATCAGCCACCGTCTCCCTAGCCACCTCCTGCTTCTCCGGCGACTTGTTCGCCGTCAAGTCAGCCGAGATGTCCCAGTCCGAGTTCTTGCGAAGGGAGCAGAAAATTCTCTCTGCTTTGAGAAGTCCACATATAATAAGCTACATGGGGCATGACATGACTAGTGAGAGCAACAAGCTCATGTACAATCTCTTCATTGAATACATGCCCCGAGGCACGATCATCGATGAAATTCACAACCACGGAGGCCAAATTGACGAGTCACTGATCAGAGATTACACAAGGGACATTGTGAAGGGGCTGGAGTACTTGCATTCACATGGGTTGGTACATTGTGACATCAAAGGCAGGAACATCTTGGTTGGTGACGACGGTCCAAAAATTGCTGATTTTGGATGTGCCAGGTGGGCTAATCCGGCGGGGGAAGTGGCGGTGCCAATTGTCGGCACACCAATGTTTATGGCCCCGGAGGTGGCGCGTGGGGAAGAGCAGGGGTTTCCTTGTGATGTATGGGCTCTTGGGTGCACAATTATTGAAATGGCTACTGGGGGATCAGTGCCATGGCCTAATGCAGCTAACCCAGTAAGTGTTCTTTATCAAATTGCGTATTCTGGTGAAGTGCCCGAGATTCCAAGCTTCCTCTCAGATCAAGCAAAGGAATTTTTGGGAAAGTGTTTGAGGAGGGACCCAACAGAGCGCTGGACGGCTAGTCAACTTCTAAAGCATTCATTTCTTGGGGAAAAGGAAGAACTTATAATTACTTCTAGTGCAAAGCAGGTTCAAGAATCCACTTCATTTTCTCCAACAAGTATTCTTGATCAGGGCTTATGGAACTCGTTAGAAGAATCAGAAACTTTGGGCAATCTTGTTCagttcccaagttttgaaaattCCTCCTCCGATCACAGGATCAGACGGTTGTCCTTGTCTTCAGGGAATCCCAGGTGGGCTTTGGATGAGACTTGGATCACAGTTAGAGGGAATGATTGTGAGGAAAGCAACAGTATTGGTATTGCCAATGATGCTGAAGCTGAAGATGATGTTGATGTGATTGGTGGGTTGGCAAGGGTTTTAGTTAATTGTGATGTACAACAACTGGAAAGCCCTGAAGCTGTAGGTagtgaggaggaggaggaggaggagttaAATTTCTTAGATAGCAATAATAGGTGtagaattaattttgatagTTTAGGGGCCTgcaaaaaaaacatgaataaCAGTAGTGTAGGTTTGGgcaatttgatttttgagAGAGACAGGGAGAGTTTGTTATTTCCTTCAATATCAAGTTTTTAGTAATCATAAATTCCATATTTTCCtctattcttttgttttactgTTATAAAGTGGATGGTGAGCCCTCTCAATTGCTAGTAGGCCCCATATGTGTTTGGTGGGtcagtttttgtttgtgttttttttaatttgccGAAGTTTGAAATGGAAGGGAATTTTCTTACATACATCACGAAAATGTTACGTGAGTTCGAATATGAAATTATTAGTCTACAAATCATGTTAGATACTATTAGCGTTGGTTTGGTTTAATTCCCATGAGTCATGACATAGTGAAGACATAATTCTTGGTATCAAAGATAAAAACCCATCATCCTTTCTGCTTAGTTTCTTTGTTTGGTAGGTAAAGAAGGGTGCCAAACATTGGTGTTTTTAATTCCATTCCGCCAACTGCTGCTTAAATTGGGTATAGTTCCTCAAATGCTAGTGGCTAGGAAATTGAGATTTCAAGTCATTATTTACTGTTGAGGCAATTGTCAGAAGAATAGATGGCCTAGTTAAGTCGGTATTTGATAAGCCAGAACCCAACATTCACATCTCGAACCAGATTTCTGTTCTCTGTGTTGGAATAAACATTATTGACAATACTCTCCTTCAAAGAACATGGAACAACATCGATCGATTATACTATTAAGATTCGCATAACACACAACAAATATTTGGGTGGATAGAGTTCTTCCAAGTGGAAGTGGCCTAAAGTTTTCTATGTGGCCGGAGGAAGAGTCTGAAAGCACCAGAACTTTCCAATTCAATACTAATCTACTATCCATTTGTTAATGCCTTAAAGTTTCTGAGATGATATAAATCTATATCCCTTTCACTGGCATTACCTCATTGCCACTTCCAAGCAAGAAGTCCAAGATGGATTTGTTTGGGCCAATTATAGAAGTAGATTGGGTTCTATTTGGGCCAAAAAGGAGAGTCCACTATTTTTTCTGACTTTTAGCCTACGAGAAAGACTTTCATGCAACGGGACACTTTTTGTTATTCTTTATTGACACAATGACACGTGAGATAACTTTTCCACGTGTCATTGTGATTGGTCGGGATTAACAAAATAGTGCTATACCCGTTACAATTAAGTTTTTCTGCCTGGCTAGAGGTATGAGCATGGCTATAACTTATAAGCAACATTGATGAATAATACACATGGGTCTTGAAAATGGGTTCAATGCCATTAGTGGAGAGCCAACAAAATTGAGCAGCAAAAAGATAAGGTTTTAAAGTTCTCAATTAATTTTCTGCTAGAAAACCCTTGTAGTAAAACATTAATACAAGATAATTGTCGAAATTAAACTACtctgtttttattcttttgagTACAAAGAAGAGCACGATGTTCTAGTAGTGTTTCACCGTAACGTTGCATCGTATAACTGCGTATGAGTTTGGAATGTCCACGGAAATCGTTTCGAAAGTAATATATCCTCTAACAAATCGAAATTTTCCAGTACCTGAAACCACTGATAATTCTCTAACTGGCTCGAATTGCTTATCAATCCCTTGTATCTGTAGAGTGCTACCATTGTACTTCTTGTTTGTGAACACGATGGAAAACAAGACATGAGCATTAAGTCCATCCAATGCTGATGTCATAGAGGTGCCTTGTACCCGGCCAACGGAGGCTGAGTTTGGGTGTGAGCCTTCCGTTACAGGGTCATCAATGGCATAAAGTGTGGCAAATTGAGTGAAGGTCCAAGCCTTGCCGGAAATACCTGCAAATGGTATGTCTGTGGCATTCGGACCGGCAAAGATGTCTTGAAAGTAGAAGGAAAGTTGGGTTTCTTTGACCTCATGACTGGCTAGGACCAAAGATGTAGTCACGGCTAGAACCATTAACAACATTGTGGATAGAGCACTGAGATTTGGTATGAAGGTTAATGCCATTGGTTGATGGGAGCTAATTGAGCAACCAAGAAAACAGgttaagaagaaaaggagcTAGCTTTTGAAATTGCCTTGTGATGTTGAGTTAtggttttcaatttatatTATGAAAAAGGAGCAATCATTGATGCTTTATCAACCATTTAGCTTCTGTTTTACTTCCTTGTTACTTCCTTTCTAGTTGAGAATTGTTTAAGCAATAATGCACCACGCCTGCAACAGACcctaatataaatatatttgtgtaaagaccaaaataaattagttCCAAGATGGATTTTGTTGGGGCCAATTGTAGGATGTGCTCAATCAAAGAGACTAGAAGAAGTAGTTTGAGTTCTGCTTTGGCTAAAAAGGAAGGTCCAATATTATTTCTATGAGACACCAAAAAAAGATGTTCATCAATTTCTTGCATGCTCAGAGCTAAAATACAATCATTTCTCAAAGTGACTGCAACTATTGACTGTTTGGAAGCAACCTAACGGTGCATCGAATGATCGAGTAGGATGTCTTATTGTCATAGAAAACTGTCTCAAGAGTAGCATATCCCCTTGCATATCTGAATGATCCAGTGCCTGAAACCACTGAGACCTCTTTATACCTCTCAAACTGGCGGCTGATGCCTTGTATCTCAAGGCTGCTACCGTTGTACTCCACACTGGTGAATGCAAGTGACATTGAAACGTGCACATTGGAGCCAGACAAGGATGAGGCCACTAGGATGCCTTGAGCTCGACCGATTTGGGCTGATACTTTATCCGGGGTTTCTGTGATGATATCGTCAACGGCAAAAATGGTGCCAAATGAGGTGAAAGATTGAGGCTTGCCCTGGATGCCGGTGATTGGGACAACAGTGGCATCTGGCCCAGATGCCAAGTCTTGCAAGTATAACACTATGGTGGTTTCTCTAGGACTTTGAGCCTTGGCTAGAGGCATGAGCATGGCTAGTAGAAGCAATATTGATGAAAAGGACATGAGTTTGGTGGGTCTTGAAAATGGGTTCAACGCCATGAGTgcagaacaaaaaaattgtacaGCAGAAAGAGTTGagtgaataaaattttctttgtgcAACTGGGTTGGTTCATGCAATGGTCTTAATTTATGGAGGAGAAAGAGACGGTTAAAGTTGTCAATATTCTGCTGGAAAACCGATGTTACAGTAAAACAATGATTGAATTTGAACACAAGATTCATGTTGTTATCTGGGTTTGGTTTATGAGAACGTTATAAAGTGAGGATGGGTGTTTCATGTGAGGTAGTTCTGATTGTTCAATACAAGATAATTTGCTGAGACTAGATTCCTCTGTTTTATTCTTTTGAGTATTTCATTGGTAAAGCTGAGACCATCATCAAGGATTAAGGTTTAGAATTAATCGAATTCGACTTGATAAAATACATAGATTAGTATAGTTATTTAGAAAACTTTTTCTACTTACGCAAAACTTActaatcaaattaaataattatttttcaagttcttATTAttgttaaaaccaaaaaaatattaaatagttaattaatgaaaatatgTCAAagatgaatttatttattcagtcctgatctcttggactacaggggtccaagagatttgtggtcactcacattcaacggttcactcactcttgcactccttttaaaatttttttttgaaccattggattaatatccaacggtgggtgaccacaatctcttgaactcctgtggtccaagagatcggaactgtttatttattaatatccATTGAATTGTCGGATTGGCCAAATCAATGAAAAGATGACAtgtatttaccaaaaaaaagcataaacaaataaataacaatgtagcaaaggacccactagtgtaatGGTTTGGAGTAATTGCTTCACCAGACAAGATTCTGAGTTCAAgtgtatatgtgtgtgtttaatatattattgcCCCCCTCTCAATAGGTAAGTCCTTGAGAAAATGTATCAATGTAGGAATGCAAATGTTCCATGTACACGTAGGAGCTTTTGAAATTGCTTTGTGAATTGTGAAGTTCATTGAGTTATGGTTATGGTTTGTATTTGTCATATGAACAAAGAGCAATGTTTCTATTAAGAGAACTCAAATTCTATCAACTCAATTGTTGCATCATTTGACTACCTTTACGTACAAATATTGGTCCAATTGCATAAGtgctctcattttcttctctgcCTACTATAGCATCCTGAAAGAGGTATATACAAAAAagttaagaagaaaaaaaaaatacctaaCAACTCCCTTACAAGTTCTTTTTGTCATTAGGGTGTGATATGCTTTGCTTGGTGAATCTCTGTTCAACCAATTTCGACTGGTTCCGAAAATTTTGGTTGTCTGCAAGCAATCGATCATATTCTTTTA
It encodes:
- the LOC18781947 gene encoding mitogen-activated protein kinase kinase kinase 2, whose product is MDWTRGHTIGHGSSATVSLATSCFSGDLFAVKSAEMSQSEFLRREQKILSALRSPHIISYMGHDMTSESNKLMYNLFIEYMPRGTIIDEIHNHGGQIDESLIRDYTRDIVKGLEYLHSHGLVHCDIKGRNILVGDDGPKIADFGCARWANPAGEVAVPIVGTPMFMAPEVARGEEQGFPCDVWALGCTIIEMATGGSVPWPNAANPVSVLYQIAYSGEVPEIPSFLSDQAKEFLGKCLRRDPTERWTASQLLKHSFLGEKEELIITSSAKQVQESTSFSPTSILDQGLWNSLEESETLGNLVQFPSFENSSSDHRIRRLSLSSGNPRWALDETWITVRGNDCEESNSIGIANDAEAEDDVDVIGGLARVLVNCDVQQLESPEAVGSEEEEEEELNFLDSNNRCRINFDSLGACKKNMNNSSVGLGNLIFERDRESLLFPSISSF
- the LOC18783876 gene encoding dirigent protein 1 translates to MALTFIPNLSALSTMLLMVLAVTTSLVLASHEVKETQLSFYFQDIFAGPNATDIPFAGISGKAWTFTQFATLYAIDDPVTEGSHPNSASVGRVQGTSMTSALDGLNAHVLFSIVFTNKKYNGSTLQIQGIDKQFEPVRELSVVSGTGKFRFVRGYITFETISVDIPNSYAVIRCNVTVKHY
- the LOC18783944 gene encoding dirigent protein 22 yields the protein MALNPFSRPTKLMSFSSILLLLAMLMPLAKAQSPRETTIVLYLQDLASGPDATVVPITGIQGKPQSFTSFGTIFAVDDIITETPDKVSAQIGRAQGILVASSLSGSNVHVSMSLAFTSVEYNGSSLEIQGISRQFERYKEVSVVSGTGSFRYARGYATLETVFYDNKTSYSIIRCTVRLLPNSQ